One window from the genome of Salvia miltiorrhiza cultivar Shanhuang (shh) chromosome 7, IMPLAD_Smil_shh, whole genome shotgun sequence encodes:
- the LOC130991422 gene encoding uncharacterized protein LOC130991422 isoform X1, with protein sequence MGESEGQTAAEVSLKDQGNEFFKAGNYLKAAALYTQAIKKDPSNPTLYSNRAAAFLHLVKLNKALADAETTISLKPDWEKGYFRKGCVLEALERYDDALAAFQVALKYNSQSSEVSKKIKRLTQLAKDKKRSQEVEASRSNVDMTKHLDSLKTELSGKYGAEDSWKEIFSFVVETMESAIKSWHQNSTVDPRTYFLIHKDKTDTEKYAPVVNIDKAFESPHTHSNCFSFLRQYAEDSFSQAACLVVPKNIISYPQVWKGQGSRKWKHGQSDGLFFQFESPLLQKIWFIPCSSEKGQTLCRYLSTAAYPYMHPESQSSAHKYINWSYLYMKNHD encoded by the exons ATGGGAGAATCTGAAGGGCAAACAGCAGCAGAGGTTTCGCTGAAAGATCAGGGCAATGAGTTTTTCAAAGCAGGGAATTATCTCAAAGCGGCAGCTCTTTACACTCAGGCTATCAAGAAGGATCCCTCTAATCCCACTCTTTACAG CAATCGTGCTGCTGCATTTCTGCATTTGGTAAAACTTAACAAAGCTCTAGCTGATGCAGAAACAACAATCAGTTTGAAACCAGATTGGGAAAAG GGTTATTTCAGGAAGGGATGTGTTTTAGAGGCTTTGGAACGATATGACGAT GCTTTGGCTGCTTTCCAAGTTGCCTTGAAGTACAACTCGCAAAGTTCCGAGGTGTCCAAAAAAATCAAGAGGCTTACGCAGTTGGCAAAAGATAAAAAACGATCTCAAGAAGTAGAAGCTTCGAGATCAAATGTTGATATGACTAAACATTTGGATTCTCTGAAAACCGAACTA TCTGGAAAGTATGGAGCTGAAGATTCTTGGAAGGAAATTTTCTCTTTTGTTGTTGAAACAATGGAGAGTGCAATAAAATCATGGCATCAAAATTCGACCGTCGATCCTAGGACCTATTTCCTAATTCACAAGGATAAAACAGACACTGAAAAATATGCTCCCGTGGTTAATATTGATAAG GCATTTGAATCACCACATACACACAGCAATTGTTTCTCATTTCTCAGGCAGTATGCTGAAGATTCTTTCTCTCAAGCTGCTTGCTTGGTGGTGcccaaaaatataatttcgtATCCTCAG GTGTGGAAAGGCCAAGGATCAAGAAAATGGAAGCATGGGCAGAGTGATGGCTTGTTTTTCCAATTTGAATCACCATTGCTTCAGAAAATATGGTTTATCCCCTGTTCTAGTGAGAAGGGTCAAACCTTGTGCAGGTATCTCTCTACTGCAGCATATCCATATATGCACCCTGAATCTCAATCAAGTGCACACAAATACATAAATTGGAGCTATTTGTATATGAAAAATCATGATTAA
- the LOC130991420 gene encoding sulfate transporter 3.1-like, whose protein sequence is MGNAEIELQQQRVGVEMPPTKPFLQTLKSSLKETLFPDDPFKQFHNQPLSSKLVLALQYFVPILEWAPRYTFDFFKADFIAGITIASLAVPQGISYAGLASLPPVIGLYSSFVPPLIYAMLGSSRDLAVGTVAVPSLLITSMVGKEVNPHENPKLYVQLVLAATFFAGVLQASLGLLRLGFIVDFLSHATIVGFMGGAATVVCLQQLKGILGLVHFTHEADLVSVMKSVFSQMHMWRWESGVLGCCFLFFLFITRYFSRKKPVFFWINALAPLTSVILGSVLVYFTHAEKHGVEIIGHLKQGLNPQSVSELTTTFGSTHLMTAMKTGVIIGVIALAEGIAVGRSFAAFKSYHIDGNKEMIAIGMMNIVGSCTSCYLTTGPFSRTAVNFNAGCKTAVSNIVMATAVMLTLLFLTPLFHYTPLVVLSAIIMAAMITLIDYAAAIHLWAIDKFDFIICISAYVGVVFGSVETGLLIAVAISLLRVLLFVARPRTCIMGNIPNSMAYRSIEQYPKANYVPGILVLNISAPIYFANANYLRERISRWMDEEEEKLKCAQKHDLQYVILDMSAVGSIDTSGISMLEEVKKIADTRCIKLVLANPGGEVVKKLHKSKIIHTIGQEWIYLTIGEAVSACNFMLQACKPKSKAVECEAADDQV, encoded by the exons ATGGGAAACGCAGAGATTGAACTCCAACAGCAGCGTGTGGGGGTAGAGATGCCTCCAACAAAACCCTTTCtccaaaccctaaaatcatCCCTCAAAGAGACACTCTTCCCCGACGACCCCTTCAAGCAGTTCCACAACCAGCCGCTCTCGAGCAAGCTCGTGCTCGCCCTCCAGTACTTCGTCCCCATCCTCGAGTGGGCCCCACGCTACACCTTCGACTTCTTCAAAGCCGACTTCATCGCCGGGATCACCATTGCTAGCCTTGCAGTTCCTCAGGGCATCAGCTACGCCGGCTTGGCCAGCTTGCCCCCCGTTATAGGCTTAT ATTCGAGTTTTGTGCCGCCGCTGATATATGCAATGCTGGGGAGCTCGAGGGACTTGGCCGTCGGGACCGTGGCGGTGCCGTCGCTGCTGATCACATCAATGGTGGGGAAAGAGGTTAATCCTCATGAAAACCCTAAGCTCTATGTGCAGCTGGTTTTGGCTGCCACTTTCTTTGCTGGAGTTTTACAAGCCTCCTTAGGCTTGCTAAG GCTGGGATTTATTGTGGATTTTCTCTCACATGCAACAATTGTGGGGTTTATGGGTGGGGCTGCCACAGTTGTGTGTTTGCAGCAATTGAAGGGCATTCTTGGACTTGTGCACTTCACTCATGAAGCTGATCTTGTTTCAGTCATGAAATCTGTATTTTCTCAGATGCATATG TGGAGATGGGAAAGTGGAGTGTTAGGGTGTTGTttcctcttcttcctcttcatcaCTAGATACTTT AGCAGAAAAAAACCAGTATTTTTCTGGATAAATGCTTTGGCGCCTCTCACGTCTGTTATATTGGGAAGTGTTCTGGTTTATTTCACCCACGCAGAGAAACATGGTGTCGAAATT ATCGGACATCTGAAGCAAGGGCTGAACCCGCAATCAGTGTCCGAGCTGACGACCACGTTCGGGTCGACTCATCTCATGACAGCGATGAAGACGGGAGTCATCATCGGTGTCATCGCCCTTGCT GAAGGGATAGCAGTAGGAAGAAGCTTCGCGGCGTTCAAGAGCTACCATATAGACGGAAACAAAGAGATGATCGCGATTGGAATGATGAACATCGTAGGTTCCTGCACATCTTGCTACTTAACCACAG GTCCGTTCTCGAGGACAGCGGTGAATTTCAATGCAGGATGCAAGACTGCAGTCTCCAACATCGTCATGGCGACTGCAGTGATGCTAACCTTGCTGTTTCTAACACCGCTGTTCCACTACACGCCCCTAGTTGTGCTATCTGCCATCATCATGGCGGCGATGATCACCCTCATAGACTATGCAGCCGCCATCCACTTGTGGGCAATTGACAAATTCGACTTCATCATCTGCATTAGCGCGTACGTAGGAGTTGTCTTTGGCAGTGTGGAAACTGGACTACTTATCGCG GTGGCTATATCCCTACTTCGTGTACTATTGTTCGTAGCAAGGCCAAGGACCTGTATCATGGGTAATATTCCTAATTCCATGGCATACAGAAGCATCGAACAATACCCAAAAGCAAACTACGTTCCTGGGATTCTCGTACTTAATATCAGCGCTCCAATCTACTTTGCCAATGCAAATTACTTAAGAGAAAG GATCTCGAGATGGATGGATGAAGAGGAGGAGAAGCTAAAGTGTGCACAAAAGCACGACCTGCAATACGTAATATTAGATATGAGTG CTGTAGGAAGCATTGATACAAGTGGAATCAGCATGCTCGAAGAAGTCAAGAAAATTGCTGACACGAGATGCATTAAG CTTGTGTTAGCTAACCCCGGAGGAGAAGTGGTGAAGAAGTTACACAAATCAAAGATAATTCATACAATTGGGCAAGAATGGATCTACCTGACAATTGGAGAAGCTGTGAGCGCCTGCAACTTCATGCTTCAAGCATGTAAACCAAAATCTAAGGCAGTTGAATGTGAGGCAGCAGATGATCAAGTCTGA
- the LOC130991422 gene encoding uncharacterized protein LOC130991422 isoform X2 — MGESEGQTAAEVSLKDQGNEFFKAGNYLKAAALYTQAIKKDPSNPTLYSNRAAAFLHLVKLNKALADAETTISLKPDWEKGYFRKGCVLEALERYDDALAAFQVALKYNSQSSEVSKKIKRLTQLAKDKKRSQEVEASRSNVDMTKHLDSLKTELSGKYGAEDSWKEIFSFVVETMESAIKSWHQNSTVDPRTYFLIHKDKTDTEKYAPVVNIDKAFESPHTHSNCFSFLRQYAEDSFSQAACLVVPKNIISYPQVWKGQGSRKWKHGQSDGLFFQFESPLLQKIWFIPCSSEKGQTLCRDPVTLDIGLHEIFPRLFKQA, encoded by the exons ATGGGAGAATCTGAAGGGCAAACAGCAGCAGAGGTTTCGCTGAAAGATCAGGGCAATGAGTTTTTCAAAGCAGGGAATTATCTCAAAGCGGCAGCTCTTTACACTCAGGCTATCAAGAAGGATCCCTCTAATCCCACTCTTTACAG CAATCGTGCTGCTGCATTTCTGCATTTGGTAAAACTTAACAAAGCTCTAGCTGATGCAGAAACAACAATCAGTTTGAAACCAGATTGGGAAAAG GGTTATTTCAGGAAGGGATGTGTTTTAGAGGCTTTGGAACGATATGACGAT GCTTTGGCTGCTTTCCAAGTTGCCTTGAAGTACAACTCGCAAAGTTCCGAGGTGTCCAAAAAAATCAAGAGGCTTACGCAGTTGGCAAAAGATAAAAAACGATCTCAAGAAGTAGAAGCTTCGAGATCAAATGTTGATATGACTAAACATTTGGATTCTCTGAAAACCGAACTA TCTGGAAAGTATGGAGCTGAAGATTCTTGGAAGGAAATTTTCTCTTTTGTTGTTGAAACAATGGAGAGTGCAATAAAATCATGGCATCAAAATTCGACCGTCGATCCTAGGACCTATTTCCTAATTCACAAGGATAAAACAGACACTGAAAAATATGCTCCCGTGGTTAATATTGATAAG GCATTTGAATCACCACATACACACAGCAATTGTTTCTCATTTCTCAGGCAGTATGCTGAAGATTCTTTCTCTCAAGCTGCTTGCTTGGTGGTGcccaaaaatataatttcgtATCCTCAG GTGTGGAAAGGCCAAGGATCAAGAAAATGGAAGCATGGGCAGAGTGATGGCTTGTTTTTCCAATTTGAATCACCATTGCTTCAGAAAATATGGTTTATCCCCTGTTCTAGTGAGAAGGGTCAAACCTTGTGCAG GGATCCTGTCACGTTAGACATCGGCTTGCATGAAATTTTCCCTCGTTTATTCAAGCAAGCATAG